A genomic stretch from Streptomyces venezuelae ATCC 10712 includes:
- a CDS encoding LuxR family transcriptional regulator, whose amino-acid sequence MSGATHPADGPRLYDRAAELSAVARLSARAAAGRGGVLFVTGNPGEGRTALLRRAAHDFPGAAYRVAAPHHRGPWSAVRALFAELAPTPAAGRRALRLARGEGGLARGVAALATGTEAVLLCVDDLHLWDAHSRAALAAAWQETGGRRQDRVGWLVSAARHHRLPEVPGAETVRLGRLTASGARALLDDLCPVAAPAPPVGERLLDEAAGHPGVLTAAVRRLTVPQLAGSLPLPRPAVDDTVLAEVYGGLLQRLPAASRRLLATVAVAALAGRAGAGADAAGTVAYGVGGGGGSAPAGARGARASAEPLEGLVADGLLRRRRGGAVGFDDPFLGRAALASARQPWRGRTRALHAPGADRGIDRPAAAPAPSADRPAPGSAPSADRSAAGSALARSEDHRADRLGPSAAVRALSPVARGRAQLVRGLAALAGGPVMDAHEALLQAAELLRERAPVEASDARFLAMEAAWAGGDVEACLAALDGGAEVRGLERDFADGLSAALTVRLDDARTALARVVAGEGGADDPRLLLRAGAAALVLGDTAVAARIHARALVRARAEHRTALLPHALEQLAYAELRAGRYGRAALAAREGLRTAEATGQHNVAAHQHAVLALVASVKGDGSAVAEHAGRALETAGPHGLVQAATLAEWALARAERGRGLAAQAAARLVPLVRPGPRGGHFALRMLVVPCFVETAVAAGRNAEARDAAEEYAVWAALGVDAAAQAQLARCRALLAEGEASAYWFREAVRRHDSCGNDFERARTLLAYGTWLRRRRRPGDARGPLRDALVTFERAAAEGWAEHARSELRATGGASGGAKDSAAPPDLTPQQQRIARLVARGATNQEVADHLSLSPRTVDHHLRGVFARLGIRSRVELPGVVDGWDAGRREAGGRHTVSGPVPPQRAV is encoded by the coding sequence GTGAGCGGAGCGACGCACCCCGCCGACGGCCCGCGGCTCTACGACCGAGCGGCCGAACTCTCCGCCGTGGCCCGCCTGTCGGCCCGTGCCGCAGCCGGACGCGGCGGTGTCCTGTTCGTCACCGGCAACCCCGGTGAGGGCCGCACCGCCCTCCTCCGCCGGGCGGCTCACGACTTTCCCGGTGCGGCGTACCGGGTCGCCGCGCCCCACCACCGGGGTCCCTGGAGCGCGGTACGGGCGCTGTTCGCGGAGCTCGCCCCCACCCCGGCGGCCGGGCGCCGGGCACTGCGGCTCGCGCGCGGCGAGGGCGGGCTGGCCCGGGGAGTGGCCGCCCTCGCCACCGGCACGGAAGCCGTGCTGCTCTGTGTGGACGACCTCCACCTGTGGGACGCGCATTCACGGGCCGCCCTCGCCGCGGCCTGGCAGGAGACGGGCGGGCGGAGGCAGGACCGGGTGGGGTGGCTGGTGTCGGCCGCGCGCCACCACCGGCTTCCCGAGGTGCCTGGGGCGGAGACGGTGCGGTTGGGCCGACTGACCGCGTCGGGGGCGCGGGCCCTGCTCGACGACCTGTGTCCGGTGGCCGCGCCGGCACCACCGGTCGGGGAGCGGCTGCTCGACGAGGCGGCCGGGCATCCCGGCGTCCTGACCGCGGCGGTACGGCGGCTGACCGTGCCTCAGCTCGCGGGGTCCCTGCCGCTGCCGCGGCCTGCGGTCGACGACACGGTCCTCGCCGAGGTGTACGGAGGACTGCTCCAACGCCTCCCCGCGGCCTCCCGCCGTCTGCTCGCCACGGTCGCCGTGGCGGCCCTCGCGGGCCGCGCGGGGGCCGGGGCCGACGCGGCGGGCACGGTGGCGTACGGCGTCGGCGGTGGCGGCGGGTCGGCGCCCGCCGGGGCGCGCGGCGCCCGTGCCTCGGCCGAGCCGCTGGAGGGACTGGTCGCGGACGGGCTGCTGCGCCGCCGCAGGGGTGGGGCGGTGGGCTTCGACGACCCCTTCCTGGGGCGCGCCGCGCTCGCCTCGGCCCGGCAGCCCTGGCGGGGCAGGACCCGCGCCCTCCACGCGCCCGGCGCGGACCGCGGTATTGACCGCCCGGCGGCGGCTCCGGCGCCCTCCGCGGACCGCCCGGCCCCGGGTTCGGCACCGTCCGCGGATCGCTCGGCGGCGGGTTCGGCGCTCGCGCGCAGTGAGGACCATCGTGCCGACCGGCTCGGGCCGTCCGCCGCCGTGCGCGCGCTCTCGCCGGTCGCCCGGGGCCGCGCGCAGCTGGTCCGGGGGCTCGCGGCACTGGCCGGTGGCCCGGTCATGGACGCGCACGAGGCGCTGCTGCAGGCGGCGGAACTGCTGCGGGAACGGGCGCCGGTGGAGGCGTCCGACGCGCGGTTCCTGGCGATGGAGGCGGCGTGGGCGGGCGGCGACGTGGAGGCCTGCCTGGCCGCTCTCGACGGCGGTGCGGAGGTGCGGGGGCTGGAGCGCGACTTCGCCGACGGGCTGAGCGCGGCGTTGACCGTACGACTGGACGACGCCCGCACGGCACTGGCGCGGGTGGTCGCGGGCGAAGGGGGCGCGGACGATCCCCGGTTGCTCCTCCGGGCCGGGGCCGCCGCGCTCGTCCTCGGCGACACCGCGGTGGCGGCCCGGATCCACGCCCGTGCGCTGGTCCGGGCGCGGGCGGAGCACCGTACCGCCCTGCTGCCCCACGCGCTCGAACAGCTCGCGTACGCCGAACTGCGGGCCGGCCGGTACGGCCGGGCCGCGCTCGCCGCGCGGGAGGGGCTGCGGACGGCGGAGGCGACGGGCCAGCACAACGTGGCGGCCCATCAGCACGCCGTACTGGCTCTGGTGGCGTCGGTGAAGGGCGACGGGTCAGCGGTGGCGGAGCACGCGGGGCGGGCGCTAGAGACGGCGGGACCGCACGGGCTCGTCCAGGCCGCGACGCTCGCGGAGTGGGCGCTGGCGCGGGCCGAACGGGGCCGGGGTCTGGCCGCCCAGGCGGCCGCGCGGCTCGTGCCGCTGGTCCGGCCCGGTCCCCGGGGCGGTCATTTCGCGCTGCGCATGCTGGTGGTCCCCTGCTTCGTGGAGACGGCGGTCGCGGCCGGCCGGAACGCGGAGGCCCGGGACGCGGCCGAGGAGTACGCGGTCTGGGCCGCGCTGGGCGTCGACGCAGCCGCGCAGGCGCAGTTGGCACGCTGCCGTGCCCTGCTCGCGGAGGGCGAGGCGTCCGCGTACTGGTTCCGTGAGGCGGTGCGCCGCCACGACAGCTGCGGGAACGACTTCGAGCGGGCCCGCACCCTCCTGGCGTACGGCACATGGCTGAGGCGCCGCCGACGACCGGGCGACGCGCGTGGTCCGCTGCGCGACGCCCTCGTGACCTTCGAGCGGGCCGCCGCCGAGGGCTGGGCCGAGCACGCGCGCTCCGAACTCCGTGCCACCGGAGGGGCATCGGGCGGGGCGAAGGATTCGGCGGCGCCGCCCGATCTGACCCCTCAGCAGCAGCGCATCGCCCGCCTCGTCGCGCGGGGCGCCACCAACCAGGAGGTCGCCGACCATCTCTCCCTCAGCCCCCGCACCGTGGACCACCATCTCCGCGGCGTCTTCGCCCGGCTGGGCATCCGGTCCCGTGTCGAACTCCCGGGCGTGGTGGACGGGTGGGACGCCGGTCGCCGGGAGGCAGGGGGCCGTCACACCGTCTCCGGGCCGGTGCCCCCGCAGCGCGCGGTGTGA
- a CDS encoding class I SAM-dependent methyltransferase: MTRATEQRPSWGYHRLLGERLAHATAALDVQTGGGEVLAGVPTLPRTMVATESWPPNLARATALLHPRGAIVVADPDKPPLPFPDAAFDLVTSRHPATVWWAEIARVLRPGGTYLAQHFGPASVWELVEFFLGPQPEAARHLRKVIWIVPGFTVESHLPRPRALDALIRAEGPFVAHSSRTLVEARRPGTP, encoded by the coding sequence GTGACCCGGGCGACGGAGCAGCGGCCCTCCTGGGGCTACCACCGGCTGCTCGGCGAGCGGCTCGCCCACGCCACGGCCGCCCTCGACGTCCAGACGGGCGGCGGGGAGGTCCTCGCCGGTGTGCCGACGCTGCCGCGGACGATGGTGGCCACCGAGTCGTGGCCACCCAACCTCGCGCGGGCCACCGCGCTCCTGCACCCGCGGGGCGCCATCGTCGTCGCCGATCCGGACAAGCCTCCGCTGCCCTTCCCCGACGCCGCGTTCGACCTCGTCACCAGCCGCCACCCCGCGACGGTGTGGTGGGCGGAGATCGCCCGCGTCCTGCGTCCGGGCGGCACCTATCTCGCCCAGCACTTCGGTCCCGCCAGCGTCTGGGAACTGGTCGAGTTCTTCCTGGGACCGCAGCCGGAGGCGGCCCGGCACCTGCGCAAGGTGATCTGGATCGTGCCGGGGTTCACGGTGGAGTCGCACCTGCCCCGGCCGCGCGCGCTCGACGCGCTGATCCGCGCGGAGGGTCCGTTCGTGGCCCACTCCTCGCGGACCCTCGTCGAGGCGCGCAGACCCGGGACGCCCTAA
- a CDS encoding NUDIX domain-containing protein, which produces MTVPTRIRTSAKAVVLHEGSVLLTRNLWNGRECHFLPGGGQETGELLPDALRREVHEETGLTVRVGPLLWVLEGWTEDPGVLSQENFHRVEVVFLCTVDGSAELVGGTEQDIDQIGLDWIPLEKITSLQTLSPRYRAHMAPLVSGAVPRAAYLER; this is translated from the coding sequence ATGACCGTCCCCACCCGCATCCGCACCTCCGCGAAGGCCGTCGTCCTCCATGAGGGATCCGTCCTGCTCACCCGGAACCTCTGGAACGGCCGGGAGTGCCACTTCCTTCCCGGAGGGGGCCAGGAGACCGGTGAGCTGCTGCCGGACGCGCTCCGCCGCGAGGTGCACGAGGAGACCGGGCTGACGGTGCGGGTCGGCCCGCTCCTCTGGGTCCTGGAGGGCTGGACCGAGGATCCCGGAGTGCTCAGCCAGGAGAACTTCCACCGGGTCGAGGTCGTCTTCCTCTGCACCGTCGACGGCAGCGCCGAACTCGTCGGCGGAACCGAGCAGGACATCGACCAGATCGGCCTCGACTGGATCCCGCTGGAGAAGATCACCTCCCTGCAGACCCTGTCGCCCCGCTACCGGGCGCACATGGCCCCCCTGGTGTCGGGCGCCGTCCCCCGCGCCGCGTACCTGGAGCGTTAG
- a CDS encoding glutaminase, with translation MTTYTTTSFQPVLDRIAEEIAGLTDRGAPADYIPALAAGDPADFGMAVAELDGTVYGVGDWRRPFSTQSVTKVFTLALALAGEGDALWAHVGREPSGDPFNSLVQLEYENGIPRNPFINAGALVVTDRLHRLTGDASGSLLNFLRAESGNPELAFDTAVAASEATHGDRNAALAHFMASYGNITGPVPDLLREYFRQCSLEASCADLALATGFLARHGLRADGTRLLTRSQAKQVNAVMLTCGTYDAAGDFAYRVGLPGKSGVGGAVVAVVPGRCTLCVWSPGLDSRGNSVAGVTALDRFTTITGLSVF, from the coding sequence GTGACCACGTACACCACCACCTCCTTCCAGCCCGTCCTCGACCGCATCGCCGAGGAGATCGCCGGACTCACCGACCGGGGCGCCCCGGCCGACTACATCCCGGCCCTCGCCGCCGGCGACCCCGCCGACTTCGGCATGGCCGTGGCCGAACTCGACGGCACCGTCTACGGGGTGGGGGACTGGCGCCGCCCCTTCTCCACCCAGTCCGTCACCAAGGTCTTCACCCTCGCGCTCGCCCTCGCAGGCGAGGGCGACGCGCTCTGGGCCCACGTCGGCCGGGAGCCGTCCGGCGACCCGTTCAACTCCCTCGTACAGCTGGAGTACGAGAACGGCATCCCGCGCAATCCGTTCATCAACGCCGGCGCCCTCGTCGTCACCGACCGCCTCCACCGGCTCACCGGCGACGCCTCCGGCAGCCTGCTCAACTTCCTGCGCGCCGAGAGCGGCAACCCGGAACTCGCCTTCGACACCGCCGTGGCCGCCTCGGAAGCCACCCACGGCGACCGGAACGCGGCCCTCGCCCACTTCATGGCCTCCTACGGCAACATTACCGGCCCGGTGCCCGACCTGCTCCGCGAGTACTTCCGCCAGTGCTCCCTGGAAGCCTCCTGCGCCGACCTGGCCCTCGCCACCGGCTTCCTGGCCCGCCACGGACTGCGCGCCGACGGCACCCGGCTGCTGACCCGCAGCCAGGCCAAACAGGTCAACGCCGTCATGCTCACCTGCGGCACCTACGACGCCGCCGGCGACTTCGCCTACCGGGTCGGCCTCCCGGGCAAGAGCGGCGTCGGCGGAGCCGTCGTCGCCGTCGTCCCGGGCCGCTGCACGCTCTGCGTCTGGAGCCCGGGACTCGACAGCCGGGGAAACTCGGTGGCGGGCGTGACCGCCCTCGACCGCTTCACGACCATCACGGGCCTGTCGGTCTTCTGA
- a CDS encoding enoyl-CoA hydratase/isomerase family protein: MPTGTPDVLLRTEGRAGFITLHRPRAINALTHAMVLAVDAALDAWEHDPAVTTVVIEGAGDRGLCAGGDIRAIHDDARAGGTASAAFWRDEYRLNARIARYPKPYVALMDGIVMGGGVGVSAHGSVRVVTERSRLAMPETGIGFVPDVGGTHLLGRAPGELGTHLALTGGRIGAADAILTGLADHFVPAAELPALAADLTRLAAEEAVARHTATAPPGVLAEQRPWIDACYAAETVEAVLERLFDTGEPAAKEAAATLLTKSPTALKATLATLRRSRALSSLEEVLDLEYRTSCAALATPDLVEGIRAQVVDKDRDPRWTPPTLPEVTDAAVARYFLVPPGGDLGLAAARRTLQDRAPRDSA; the protein is encoded by the coding sequence GTGCCGACCGGAACCCCCGACGTACTCCTCCGGACGGAGGGCCGGGCCGGATTCATCACCCTCCACCGCCCCCGCGCCATCAACGCGCTCACCCACGCCATGGTCCTCGCCGTCGACGCGGCCCTCGACGCATGGGAGCACGACCCGGCCGTCACCACCGTCGTCATCGAGGGCGCCGGGGACCGCGGCCTCTGCGCCGGCGGCGACATCCGCGCCATCCACGACGACGCCCGCGCCGGAGGAACCGCCTCCGCCGCCTTCTGGCGGGACGAGTACCGGCTCAACGCCCGGATCGCCCGCTACCCCAAACCGTACGTCGCCCTCATGGACGGCATCGTCATGGGCGGCGGCGTCGGCGTCTCCGCCCACGGCTCCGTCCGCGTCGTCACCGAACGCTCCCGGCTCGCCATGCCCGAGACCGGCATCGGCTTCGTCCCCGACGTCGGCGGCACCCACCTCCTCGGCCGCGCCCCCGGCGAACTCGGCACCCACCTCGCCCTCACCGGCGGCCGGATCGGCGCCGCCGACGCGATCCTCACCGGCCTCGCCGACCACTTCGTGCCCGCCGCCGAACTCCCCGCCCTGGCAGCCGACCTGACCCGGCTTGCGGCCGAGGAGGCCGTCGCCCGCCACACGGCCACCGCCCCGCCCGGAGTCCTCGCCGAGCAGCGGCCCTGGATCGACGCCTGCTACGCCGCCGAGACCGTCGAAGCGGTCCTCGAGCGCCTCTTCGACACCGGCGAGCCCGCCGCCAAGGAGGCGGCCGCCACCCTCCTCACCAAGTCCCCGACCGCCCTCAAGGCGACCCTGGCCACCCTGCGCCGCTCCCGCGCCCTCAGCAGCCTGGAGGAGGTCCTCGACCTGGAGTACCGGACCTCCTGCGCCGCCCTGGCCACCCCCGACCTCGTCGAGGGCATCCGCGCCCAGGTCGTCGACAAGGACCGCGACCCCCGCTGGACCCCGCCCACGCTCCCCGAGGTCACCGACGCGGCGGTCGCCCGCTACTTCCTCGTCCCGCCGGGCGGCGACCTCGGCCTCGCCGCGGCCCGTCGCACGCTCCAGGACCGGGCGCCCCGGGACAGCGCGTGA
- a CDS encoding GNAT family N-acetyltransferase gives MPVPVLLTGRSVRLEPLAMRHAEALARAGGADRSAYAFTPVPDGLESALDYIARALTDQAAGRSLPFALVSTADERVIGSTRFLELDYWRGPLIWPPVPGMPHGDPLTSVPDAAEIGNTWIAGDARGTGINTEAKYLMLRHAFEAWGVRRITMRADARNTRSRIAIERLGASCEGVRRAHSRGLDGAVRDTAFYSILDEEWPTVRDIIELRLSTPRQVRVPQDLLPA, from the coding sequence GTGCCAGTACCTGTTCTCCTGACCGGGCGCTCCGTGCGCCTGGAGCCGCTGGCGATGCGGCACGCCGAAGCCCTCGCCCGGGCCGGCGGGGCGGACCGATCGGCCTACGCCTTCACCCCCGTGCCCGACGGCCTCGAATCGGCCCTCGACTACATCGCCCGCGCCCTCACCGATCAGGCGGCAGGCCGATCCCTGCCCTTCGCCCTGGTCAGTACGGCCGACGAGCGAGTCATCGGCTCGACCCGGTTCCTCGAACTCGACTACTGGCGGGGGCCGCTGATCTGGCCGCCCGTCCCCGGCATGCCCCACGGAGATCCGCTGACCTCCGTGCCGGACGCCGCCGAGATCGGGAACACCTGGATCGCCGGAGACGCCCGGGGGACCGGCATCAACACCGAGGCCAAGTACCTCATGCTCCGGCACGCCTTCGAAGCCTGGGGCGTCCGCCGCATCACGATGCGCGCGGATGCCCGCAACACCCGCTCCAGAATCGCGATCGAGCGCCTCGGAGCGAGCTGCGAAGGCGTCCGCAGAGCGCACTCCCGCGGCCTCGACGGAGCCGTCCGCGACACGGCCTTCTACTCGATCCTCGACGAGGAATGGCCCACCGTCCGCGACATCATCGAGCTCCGCCTCTCCACCCCCCGCCAGGTGCGCGTCCCGCAGGATCTGCTCCCGGCCTGA
- a CDS encoding ribonuclease H family protein, with protein sequence MVEKIIAACDGASKGNPGPAAWAWVIGRADGAIERWEAGPLGRATNNVAELTALERLLEELDPAVPVEVRMDSQYAMKAVTTWLPGWRRKGWKTSSGSPVANKDLVVRIDALLTGRDVDFVYVPAHQVDGDPLNDAADRAASHTARTQQAIGSAESFGGSPLPPPEAPTRASAPRSRSSAPSRSAGASAGSSAPRGTRPSGGTLKARFSGRCRCGKAYDKGETIAKNSDGWGHPTCV encoded by the coding sequence ATGGTGGAAAAGATCATCGCGGCGTGCGACGGCGCGTCGAAGGGAAACCCCGGCCCCGCGGCCTGGGCATGGGTCATCGGGCGAGCCGACGGAGCGATCGAGCGCTGGGAGGCGGGCCCGCTCGGCCGGGCGACGAACAACGTGGCCGAACTCACGGCCCTGGAACGGCTCCTCGAAGAGCTGGACCCGGCCGTGCCGGTCGAGGTCCGGATGGACTCGCAGTACGCCATGAAGGCCGTCACGACCTGGCTGCCCGGCTGGCGCCGCAAGGGCTGGAAGACCTCCTCCGGCAGCCCCGTGGCCAACAAGGACCTCGTCGTCCGCATCGACGCCCTCCTCACCGGCCGGGACGTCGACTTCGTCTACGTCCCCGCGCACCAGGTCGACGGCGACCCCCTCAACGACGCGGCCGACCGCGCGGCCAGCCACACCGCCCGGACGCAGCAGGCCATCGGCTCGGCGGAGTCCTTCGGCGGGTCCCCGCTGCCGCCTCCGGAAGCCCCGACACGCGCCTCCGCGCCCCGCTCGCGCTCCTCAGCGCCGTCCCGTTCCGCGGGCGCTTCCGCGGGCTCATCGGCCCCCCGCGGGACACGCCCGTCCGGTGGCACGCTGAAGGCGAGATTCTCCGGCCGCTGCCGCTGCGGCAAGGCCTACGACAAGGGCGAGACCATCGCGAAGAACTCCGACGGCTGGGGCCACCCCACCTGCGTCTGA
- a CDS encoding AAA family ATPase yields MPVVHVMTGLPASGKTTAARALQAAAEGRVRRVNLDDLRAMLDVPSADRGRSREHERTVLGIQDAAVRAAVDDGFDVVVDNTHLTPHIPKRLKAAVGGLATFAVHDFTDVPVDECVRRDAARERPVGEEIIRILADKHAKATRGGWRLTAEWLNDRPTLGEPYVPDPSLPGAVMCDIDGTLALRVDRGPYDFSRCDRDLLNVSVRDALRAFRHTERDRIVLLSGRSEDHRALTESWLAHHEVPYDELWMRASGDGRGDDLVKAELFDAHVRHRYAVRVSLDDRDRVVALWRRMGLPTWQVNYGAF; encoded by the coding sequence GTGCCTGTCGTCCATGTCATGACCGGCCTCCCGGCCTCCGGGAAGACGACGGCCGCCCGCGCCCTCCAGGCCGCCGCCGAGGGACGCGTCCGCCGCGTCAACCTCGACGACCTCCGGGCCATGCTCGACGTCCCCTCGGCGGACCGCGGCCGCTCCCGCGAGCACGAGCGGACCGTGCTCGGCATCCAGGACGCCGCCGTCCGCGCGGCCGTCGACGACGGCTTCGACGTCGTCGTCGACAACACCCATCTGACCCCGCACATCCCGAAGCGGCTGAAGGCCGCCGTGGGCGGCCTCGCCACCTTCGCCGTCCACGACTTCACCGACGTCCCGGTCGACGAGTGCGTCCGCCGCGACGCCGCCCGCGAGCGGCCGGTCGGCGAGGAGATCATCCGCATCCTCGCCGACAAGCACGCCAAGGCCACCCGGGGCGGCTGGCGGCTCACCGCGGAGTGGCTCAACGACCGGCCCACCCTCGGCGAGCCGTACGTCCCCGACCCGAGCCTGCCCGGCGCCGTCATGTGCGACATCGACGGCACCCTCGCGCTGCGCGTCGACCGAGGCCCGTACGACTTCAGCCGCTGCGACCGCGACCTGCTCAACGTGTCGGTGCGGGACGCCCTGCGCGCCTTCCGGCACACCGAGCGGGACCGGATCGTGCTGCTCTCCGGCCGCAGCGAGGACCACCGCGCGCTCACCGAGAGCTGGCTCGCCCACCACGAGGTGCCGTACGACGAACTGTGGATGCGGGCCTCCGGCGACGGCCGGGGCGACGACCTCGTGAAGGCCGAGCTGTTCGACGCCCACGTGCGCCACCGGTACGCGGTCCGCGTCTCGCTCGACGACCGTGACCGCGTCGTCGCCCTGTGGCGCCGGATGGGCCTGCCCACCTGGCAGGTCAACTACGGCGCCTTCTGA
- a CDS encoding RNA ligase has translation MSQETLTLHDLMPSEELAAALADGHVTRKRHPELPLSIYTYTRACQYAQHWNRATTRCRGLVADDTSGRIVALPLPKFFNVSEHATGRPYAPPLPDEPFEVYDKVDGSLAVVFHYADRWHVASKGSFTSVQATWAQRRFDAADTSALTPGVTYLAEILYPGNRIVVNYGERRDLVLLAAFGADGTEIPLAEAATAWRPVGSVVRAWPAMSVAELVALTESNTLPGGARATGTDAEGFVLRFASGLRAKAKLAEYVRLHKVLTGVTERDIWRGHGIQRFAALPAGAIAKGLGCSVADVEDSGGKPLDALLEQVPDEFDAWVREVISRLETAAAERERAVDEAYARLAHLAGDRGAFARAAAGIPDRGLRAALFLRLDGRPTDLLLWRQLRPEASDPFANDQEN, from the coding sequence ATGAGCCAGGAGACCCTGACTCTGCACGACCTGATGCCGTCCGAGGAACTCGCCGCGGCACTCGCGGACGGGCACGTCACGCGCAAGCGGCACCCCGAGCTGCCGCTGTCGATCTACACGTACACGCGCGCGTGCCAGTACGCCCAGCACTGGAACCGGGCGACCACCCGCTGCCGCGGACTCGTCGCCGACGACACCAGCGGACGGATCGTCGCCCTCCCCCTCCCCAAGTTCTTCAACGTCTCCGAGCACGCCACCGGCCGCCCCTACGCGCCGCCGCTGCCCGACGAACCCTTCGAGGTGTACGACAAGGTCGACGGCAGCCTCGCCGTCGTCTTCCACTACGCCGACCGCTGGCACGTCGCCTCCAAGGGCTCCTTCACCAGCGTCCAGGCGACCTGGGCGCAGCGCCGCTTCGACGCCGCCGACACCTCCGCCCTGACCCCCGGCGTCACGTACCTCGCCGAGATCCTCTACCCGGGCAACCGCATCGTCGTGAACTACGGCGAGCGCCGCGACCTCGTGCTGCTCGCCGCCTTCGGCGCCGACGGCACGGAGATCCCGCTCGCCGAGGCCGCCACGGCATGGCGTCCGGTCGGCTCCGTCGTCCGCGCCTGGCCGGCCATGAGCGTCGCCGAGCTCGTCGCCCTGACCGAGTCCAACACCCTGCCCGGCGGCGCCCGGGCCACCGGCACCGACGCCGAGGGCTTCGTCCTGCGCTTCGCCTCCGGCCTGCGGGCCAAGGCCAAGCTCGCCGAGTACGTCCGCCTCCACAAGGTGCTCACCGGCGTCACGGAACGCGACATCTGGCGCGGCCACGGCATCCAGCGCTTCGCCGCCCTCCCGGCCGGCGCCATCGCCAAGGGCCTCGGCTGCTCCGTCGCCGACGTCGAGGACTCCGGCGGCAAGCCGCTCGACGCCCTCCTGGAGCAGGTGCCGGACGAGTTCGACGCCTGGGTGCGCGAGGTGATCAGCCGCCTCGAAACGGCCGCCGCGGAGCGCGAGCGGGCCGTCGACGAGGCGTACGCCCGGCTGGCGCACCTCGCCGGCGACCGGGGCGCCTTCGCCCGTGCCGCCGCCGGGATACCCGACCGGGGTCTGCGCGCCGCCCTCTTCCTGCGCCTCGACGGGCGCCCCACCGACCTCCTCCTCTGGCGCCAGCTGCGCCCCGAGGCCTCCGACCCCTTCGCCAACGACCAGGAGAACTGA
- a CDS encoding dienelactone hydrolase family protein yields MAEVLLFHHALGLTDGVGAFAEELRRVGHTVHVPDLYEGRTFTDLEAGAGYAQEIGFGTLVARGERAAEGLPAGLVLAGFSLGVLPAQKLAQTRPGALGALLFSACVPVTEFGGAWPAGVPAQVHGMDADPYFAGEGDLATARALVADAPDRRLFLYPGASHLFAEYGAESYVPEAAALCLERVQCFLDGVER; encoded by the coding sequence ATGGCCGAGGTTCTGCTCTTCCACCACGCTCTCGGGCTGACCGACGGCGTCGGCGCGTTCGCCGAGGAGCTGCGGCGGGTCGGGCACACGGTGCACGTGCCCGACCTGTACGAGGGGCGCACGTTCACCGACCTGGAGGCCGGGGCGGGGTACGCCCAGGAGATCGGCTTCGGCACGCTCGTGGCGCGGGGCGAGCGGGCGGCCGAGGGGCTGCCCGCCGGACTCGTCCTCGCCGGGTTCTCGCTCGGGGTGCTGCCCGCCCAGAAGCTCGCCCAGACCCGGCCCGGGGCGCTCGGCGCCCTGTTGTTCAGCGCCTGCGTGCCGGTGACGGAGTTCGGCGGGGCCTGGCCGGCCGGTGTCCCCGCGCAGGTGCACGGGATGGACGCCGATCCCTACTTCGCCGGCGAGGGCGACCTGGCGACGGCCCGCGCGCTGGTCGCGGACGCGCCGGACCGCAGACTGTTCCTGTATCCGGGGGCCTCGCACCTGTTCGCGGAGTACGGCGCGGAGTCCTACGTGCCGGAGGCGGCGGCGCTGTGCCTGGAGCGGGTGCAGTGCTTCCTGGACGGCGTCGAGCGCTGA